A genomic window from Lactobacillus sp. ESL0677 includes:
- a CDS encoding 3'-5' exonuclease: protein MNFIAMDFETANHHPESACSLALVMVRNNKIVDRFYTVINPQMPFDAHNIQIHDITATDVQDAPTMAEVWPQIKELYQPGMLVAAHNARFDTNVMRQSLARYDIQEPHYFVIDTLQTSKLFEPDLHDHKLDTVSEALSVELWHHHNALSDSEACAGILIAQDKQFGDDAIKNLVYQI from the coding sequence ATGAACTTTATTGCAATGGACTTCGAAACCGCTAATCATCATCCAGAAAGTGCATGTTCACTAGCGCTAGTAATGGTCCGAAATAACAAAATAGTTGACCGTTTTTATACTGTAATTAATCCGCAAATGCCGTTTGATGCGCACAACATTCAAATACATGACATTACGGCAACTGATGTGCAAGATGCCCCAACAATGGCAGAAGTATGGCCACAAATTAAGGAGCTTTACCAACCAGGGATGCTAGTAGCAGCCCATAATGCCCGCTTTGATACTAACGTCATGCGCCAAAGCCTAGCGCGCTACGATATTCAAGAACCACATTACTTTGTGATTGACACTTTACAAACTAGTAAGTTATTCGAGCCAGACTTGCATGACCACAAGCTGGATACGGTCTCAGAGGCTTTAAGCGTAGAGTTGTGGCACCACCATAATGCCCTCAGCGACAGCGAGGCCTGCGCTGGTATTTTAATTGCCCAAGATAAGCAATTTGGCGATGACGCAATTAAAAATTTGGTTTATCAGATATAA